In a single window of the Bactrocera dorsalis isolate Fly_Bdor chromosome 2, ASM2337382v1, whole genome shotgun sequence genome:
- the LOC125776580 gene encoding putative inorganic phosphate cotransporter, which produces MLPKQINFELPEEFKAGTSGPKVGVRHLQAVLLFFGFCVSFMQRSNLSLAIVAMMDRNSTNPDFPEYAWSEQTKSLLLSSFFWGYLVMQIPSGMLAQRFGGKVVLLCGVAISGLLALLTPYSAQLGDWQLTCFLRVLQGFCQSVVYPTSHAILGQWAPPAERGILAALCYSGPQFGTIVTLGIGGKLATSQFGWPSIFYISGGCGIIWSFVWLLCGADSPRQSKLITPKEKNYIESALAEISESENNATTAKLTTPWLSIFKSVPFCTLIMCNMGFNWGFWTMLTQIPSYIKNVYNQDIQSNALLSALPYVANLVLGLCFCALAHKLLSAKVTSTIASRKIFNTIGMWIPMAASIALGSINADQPDLAVILLTVAVGANSGTNVGSMVNLIDLSPNFAGTLMSITNFAGSMMSIIAPLVVGVIVTDATNPNQWRYIFYIVALLYFIGNLPFLILGSSKLQPWNEPVQRNAKRVKQNAEMECNA; this is translated from the exons ATGTTACCGAAGCAAATAAACTTCGAGCTTCCTGAAGAGTTTAAGGCTGGAACTAGCG GTCCGAAAGTGGGCGTGCGACACTTGCAAGCTGTGCTTTTATTCTTCGGTTTCTGTGTGTCGTTTATGCAGCGTTCCAATCTCTCTCTGGCCATAGTGGCAATGATGGATCGGAATTCCACAAACCCAGATTTTCCG GAGTATGCCTGGTCGGAGCAAACAAAGTCACTGCTATTAAGCAGCTTCTTTTGGGGTTACCTCGTCATGCAGATACCATCTGGTATGCTGGCACAACGTTTCGGCGGTAAAGTAGTATTGCTCTGCGGTGTCGCGATTTCTGGATTACTCGCCTTACTTACGCCCTACAGCGCTCAACTGGGCGATTGGCAATTAACATGCTTCCTGCGTGTATTGCAAGGCTTCTGTCAATCAGTCGTATATCCTACGTCGCATGCAATTTTAGGCCAATGGGCGCCTCCAGCTGAGCGCGGAATTTTAGCAGCACTTTGCTATTCTGGCCCGCAATTCGGAACGATCGTCACATTGGGTATTGGTGGCAAATTAGCCACTTCACAGTTTGGATGGCCGAGCATTTTCTATATTTCCGGCGGTTGTGGTATTATCTGGTCTTTTGTATGGCTGCTGTGTGGCGCTGATTCTCCACGTCAATCCAAATTAATCACaccaaaggaaaaaaattacatcGAATCAGCATTAGCAGAGATTTCTGAGAGTGAAAATAATGCCACCACCGCTAAGTTAACAACACCATGGTTGAGCATATTCAAATCAGTGCCGTTTTGCACGCTAATCATGTGTAATATGGGTTTCAATTGGGGTTTTTGGACAATGTTGACACAAATACCCTcgtatattaaaaatgtgtacaatCAGGATATCCAAAGTAATGCCTTGCTCTCCGCCCTTCCATATGTCGCTAATTTAGTACTCGGTCTGTGTTTCTGTGCCCTTGCTCATAAACTGCTATCTGCGAAAGTGACTAGCACGATTGCCAGTCGGAAGATTTTCAACACGATCGGCATGTGGATACCGATGGCGGCCAGCATTGCACTGGGTTCCATCAACGCTGATCAACCTGATTTGGCCGTTATTCTATTAACGGTGGCAGTGGGCGCCAACTCAGGAACAAATGTGGGTTCAATGGTGAATCTTATTGACTTATCGCCAAATTTCGCCGGCACACTGATGAGCATTACAAACTTTGCGGGTTCTATGATGAGTATTATAGCACCGCTAGTGGTTGGAGTCATTGTGACAGATGCA ACAAACCCAAATCAGTGGcgctatattttttacattgtggcgttgttgtattttattggcAACTTACCGTTTTTAATTTTGGGTAGCAGCAAATTGCAGCCGTGGAACGAGCCGGTGCAACGAAATGCAAAAC gTGTTAAACAAAACGCGGAGATGGAGTGTAATGCGTAA